GACGGCCGGGGAGACGGATCTCGCGCGGGACATCGCGCGGCAGGTACTGGCACGGGCCACCGCCCCCGCCGACCGGGTCCGGGCCTGGATGGTCGTCGTGGACTCCGCCGGACAGGCCATGGCCGAGATCGACGCCGTCTTCCCGCAGGCCCTCGCGGACGCCGGCGACGATCCCGGCCTCGTCGCCCTCGTCCGCTACCAACTCGCCTGGCGCGCCCTGCTCATGGACGGCGAGATGGCCACGGCGCGCGAGGAGGCCGCCCACGCGGCGCGTCTCGCGGCCCGCGCCGGGGACCGGCGCACCGAACTCCTCGCGCTCGGCTTCCAGGCGCAGATGGAGACCCTGATGGGGCACTCGGACGCGCCCTCGACCATCCAGCGGGCGATGCGTGAACCGCAGGACCCCCGGGTGGCCTGCGACCACAACGGCGCCGGTGCCGCCCGCTTCCGCTGGCTGGTCATGGGAGACCGGCTCGCCGAGGCCCGTACGACCATCACCGCGCTGCTCCGCGAGGCGCAGCGGCGCGGCATGGTCGAGAGCGAACTGCACTTCCTGCGCGGGCTCGCCGAGACGGAACTGCGTTCGGGACACTGCGGCCGCGCCCTCGACCTGTCCCGGGAGAGCCTGCGGCTGGCCCGCGACACGGGCATCGGGGAGGCCGCGACCGCGATGCTCACCTCGCTCGCGGAGGCGGCGGGCGGTGACGTCGACCGGGCTCTCGCGCTCGCCCGGGAGGCCGTGGACCGGGCGGAGGAGGACGGCGACCTCGTCTACCTGTCCCGCGCCCTCGGCGCCCTGGGGCACGCCCAGTTGGTCGCCGGGGACGCTCCCGCGTGCGTCCGGTCCCTGCGCCGTGTACGGGAGTTGGAGGAGGGACTCGGTGTCGTCGACCCCGCGCGCGGGCGCTGGCACGGGGACCTCGCCGAGGCACTGGTCCGGGTCGGCGAGGCCGCGGAGGCGCAGGACGTCATCGACGTGACCCGGCAGCGCGCGCTGCGGCTGGAACGCGAGAGCGTCCTCGCCGTGCTCGACCGCGCAGAGGCCCTGGTCCGTGCCGCGCGCGGTGAACAGGGTCCCGCCGAACGGCAGTTGTCCTCCGCGCAGGACCGCCTGGCCAAGCTCGGCCACGGTCTGGAGGAGGCACGCGCCGCGTACGCTCTGGCCGGGCTCCGGGCCCTCCCCCACCCGCTCGGCTCCGCCCGGGCAGCGGGGACTCCCGCGCCGGGGCCCGCCTCGTACGACGAGGCGGCCCGCCTGTTCCGCCGGTGCCGCGCGCTGCCCTGGCTCCGCCAGGTCGAGACGGCCGCCGCCGCGCACCGCCCGGCCGCGCCGCCGCTCGCCCCGGCCGCCCTCGACACCCTCGCCACCACCGAGCGGCAGGTCGCCGCCCTCGTCATGGAGGGAGCGACCAACCGGGAGATCGCGGCTCGTCTGTTCATCAGCGTGAAGACCGTGGAGGCCACGCTCACCCGGGTCTACCGGAAGCTGGGGATACGGTCGCGGGTCGACATCGTCCGGTTGGCGGCGGAACGCAGGGCCGACTGAGCGGATTTCCGCTCCGCCGTCCTCCGGGAAACGGCGCACCGCGATGCCCCCTTCGGGTGAACCGGCCGATGCCGGGCGGCCGGTCCGGGCCGGGATCAACCGGGCGCCGCGCGCGTCAAACCCCGACCGGTCCGGCCAAGGGTTTTCCCTCCGCCGACCCCACGAGGGGCTTCCCTCCTTGGGGAAGAGTGACCGCACGCCCTAGCGTGTGGCCGTGCCGCTCGCTCGGGCACACGGCTCCCCCGCCATGGGTGCCGTGACTCACCCCCCACACCCGTGCGTCCCCCCACCGGCAACTTCCAAGGAGACCCATGTCCGGGCTCGACCGTGCCAAGAAGACCGCCGCCGTCTGCGTGGCGACCGCTGCCGCCGCCGCGACCGTGCTCCTCGGCGCCCCCTCCGCCGTGGCCGAACCCCAGCCCATCGTGGGCGGTACGACCACCACCACGACCGCCTATCCGTTCATGATGCAGATCACCGACGCCTCGCAGAACCAGTTCTGCGGCGGCACCCTGGTCGCCGCCAACAAGGTGGTGACGGCCGCGCACTGCATGGTCGGCGAGTCCACCGGCAGCGTCCGCGTCGTGGGCGGGAGAACGTACCTCAACGGCACGAACGGCACCGTCAGCAAGGTCAGCAAGATCTGGATCAACCCCGACTACACGGACGCGACCAACGGCGACGACGTGGCCGTCCTGACCCTGTCGACGGCGATGTCGTACACCACGGCCAAGTACGTCTCCTCCTCGGACACGGGTGTGTACGCGACCGGCGCCTCGGCCCGCATCGTCGGCTGGGGCACCACCTCGGAGAACGGCGGCTCCTCCAACCAGCTGCGCACCGCGACCGTGCCGATCGTCTCCAGCGCCAGTTGCGCGAGCTCCTACGGCTCCGACTACGTGGCCTCCGACATGGTCTGCGCCGGATACACCTCGGGAGGCGTCGACACCTGCCAGGGCGACAGCGGCGGCCCGCTGCTC
The window above is part of the Streptomyces sp. NBC_01428 genome. Proteins encoded here:
- a CDS encoding S1 family peptidase; amino-acid sequence: MSGLDRAKKTAAVCVATAAAAATVLLGAPSAVAEPQPIVGGTTTTTTAYPFMMQITDASQNQFCGGTLVAANKVVTAAHCMVGESTGSVRVVGGRTYLNGTNGTVSKVSKIWINPDYTDATNGDDVAVLTLSTAMSYTTAKYVSSSDTGVYATGASARIVGWGTTSENGGSSNQLRTATVPIVSSASCASSYGSDYVASDMVCAGYTSGGVDTCQGDSGGPLLIGGVLAGITSWGEGCAEAGYPGVYTRLTTFSSLVTAQVNS
- a CDS encoding helix-turn-helix transcriptional regulator; amino-acid sequence: MTVRGDFQEPARARPDLVIGREELFARAREQLSGGGSVLVHGPAGIGKSTVLRALAAECAESARTVLRCSSTETESHLPFLALADLLGLVVDEIADRLPPPQRTALESALTGRGESTLQRDGLALRLAVLSAFRALAARGPVLIVADDLQWLDPASAELLGFAARRLGGMPVRMLCAVRTDTEPQAQEHDGYLRASPPETLAVRVTPLSRTHVTELLGRRGYTGLSRSTVRDIHRTSGGNPLFALELGRALAESPTPPSPGEPLPVPTSLRALVLSRLEMLSPEARRTLLVASAGARPTLALLHAAGRVNAEAETASAAALGLLATERETPGIRFAHPLVSAALYAEAGAQERRAAHAALSGAASDPIERARHLALSTTGTDPAVAARLGEAATAARDRGAPSVAVGLGLLAARHTPAGTRPGPDERRLQAAEDALTAGETDLARDIARQVLARATAPADRVRAWMVVVDSAGQAMAEIDAVFPQALADAGDDPGLVALVRYQLAWRALLMDGEMATAREEAAHAARLAARAGDRRTELLALGFQAQMETLMGHSDAPSTIQRAMREPQDPRVACDHNGAGAARFRWLVMGDRLAEARTTITALLREAQRRGMVESELHFLRGLAETELRSGHCGRALDLSRESLRLARDTGIGEAATAMLTSLAEAAGGDVDRALALAREAVDRAEEDGDLVYLSRALGALGHAQLVAGDAPACVRSLRRVRELEEGLGVVDPARGRWHGDLAEALVRVGEAAEAQDVIDVTRQRALRLERESVLAVLDRAEALVRAARGEQGPAERQLSSAQDRLAKLGHGLEEARAAYALAGLRALPHPLGSARAAGTPAPGPASYDEAARLFRRCRALPWLRQVETAAAAHRPAAPPLAPAALDTLATTERQVAALVMEGATNREIAARLFISVKTVEATLTRVYRKLGIRSRVDIVRLAAERRAD